In Nostoc sp. GT001, a genomic segment contains:
- a CDS encoding N-acetylmuramoyl-L-alanine amidase, whose translation MGRIFISAAHGGKEAGGIDQGAIAGGTTEAREMILLRDLIVTELRARSLEILAVPDDLSAAQTITWINSRGRRGDVALEIAANAANSPSVRGASVFYIANNSDRKSNAEQLLVGLLRRVPQLPNRGVKPDTDSGLGSLAFCRQTTLPALVMQVGFLSNPEDRALLQTRRRDFALGIVDGLVTWSRVIDPTTGTPTEANYPPINININGQSYSEQGVLVNGNAYIPIDLVDRLRIDLSKAANVNRITYRKVVYVKAIELRDFNVAVSWDAATRTVSLRSNLVVCPGQFERLMSNGNTSEIQLQLFLRNNNENALTKFPDIPKLYREEAGIEGVNYDIAFCQMCVETGFLRFGGDIRPEQNNFAGLGAIGGGSEAASFPSARIGVRAHIQHLKAYASLEPLVQEVVDPRFRFVTRGIAPLIDQLSGRWSADLDYSTKISAMLKRLYESAGLL comes from the coding sequence ATGGGGCGTATTTTTATATCAGCGGCTCATGGAGGCAAAGAAGCGGGAGGAATAGATCAAGGTGCGATCGCAGGTGGTACAACTGAAGCTAGAGAAATGATTCTGCTGCGGGATTTGATTGTCACGGAACTGAGGGCGCGGAGTTTGGAAATTTTAGCGGTTCCTGATGACTTGAGCGCCGCCCAAACTATCACCTGGATCAATTCCCGCGGCCGCCGGGGTGATGTCGCCCTAGAAATTGCAGCTAATGCGGCTAATAGCCCTTCTGTGCGTGGGGCTAGCGTTTTCTACATTGCTAATAATAGCGATCGCAAGAGCAATGCTGAACAGCTACTAGTGGGGTTGTTGCGCCGCGTACCCCAATTACCGAATCGCGGAGTCAAACCAGATACAGATAGTGGATTGGGTAGTTTAGCATTTTGTCGTCAGACAACGCTGCCAGCTTTGGTAATGCAAGTAGGGTTTCTCAGCAATCCAGAAGATCGGGCTTTGCTGCAAACTCGTCGCCGCGATTTTGCTTTGGGAATTGTCGATGGATTGGTAACTTGGAGTCGTGTAATTGACCCCACTACTGGAACTCCGACAGAAGCAAATTATCCGCCAATTAATATCAATATTAATGGGCAAAGTTACTCGGAACAAGGAGTGCTAGTTAATGGTAATGCTTACATTCCCATCGATTTAGTAGATCGTCTAAGAATTGACCTTTCAAAAGCAGCTAATGTCAATCGCATTACCTATCGCAAAGTAGTTTATGTTAAAGCGATTGAACTGCGAGATTTTAATGTTGCAGTTAGTTGGGATGCGGCAACTCGTACTGTTAGCTTGCGATCGAATTTGGTGGTTTGCCCTGGTCAATTTGAGCGGTTAATGTCGAACGGTAATACTTCTGAAATACAGTTACAATTATTCCTCAGAAACAATAATGAAAATGCCTTAACAAAGTTTCCTGATATCCCAAAACTTTATCGGGAAGAAGCAGGTATAGAAGGAGTGAACTATGATATTGCCTTTTGCCAAATGTGTGTAGAAACTGGATTTTTACGGTTTGGTGGCGATATTAGACCTGAGCAAAATAACTTTGCAGGCTTAGGTGCGATCGGTGGCGGTTCGGAGGCTGCGTCTTTTCCAAGTGCCAGAATTGGAGTCAGGGCGCACATCCAACATTTGAAAGCTTACGCCAGTTTAGAACCTTTGGTACAAGAAGTAGTAGATCCCAGATTTCGCTTTGTAACGCGGGGAATTGCGCCATTAATCGATCAGCTATCAGGGCGGTGGTCAGCAGATTTGGATTATAGTACAAAGATTTCAGCAATGCTCAAACGATTATATGAATCAGCAGGACTTCTTTGA